A window of the Candidatus Polarisedimenticolia bacterium genome harbors these coding sequences:
- the miaA gene encoding tRNA (adenosine(37)-N6)-dimethylallyltransferase MiaA, whose amino-acid sequence MKGGDAAPAGKAVVLVGPTASGKSDMGCALARRFGGWILSVDSMAVYRGLDIGTSKPAPEVRSAIPHRGLDLADPAEGFSLGDFIRAADAALAEMRSRRALPILVAGTGLYLRGVLKGVAALPRRDVAFRRRMLERERIEGPGTLHRLLEEADPPSARRISPADLQRLVRALELGEGGFRDSLAKPGAEWRGSDRFPSVKVGIRRSREELERRIRERLDQFLARGLLEETRQLLRRVPASSNAFKALGYRELVDHLQGRCDLETARRETVRNTLRYAKRQMTWFRKEPGVRWFDLTGPAESAVSAIGDHVEEELGRSLDGAE is encoded by the coding sequence TTGAAGGGGGGCGACGCGGCGCCCGCCGGCAAGGCGGTCGTCCTCGTGGGCCCGACGGCGTCCGGCAAGAGCGATATGGGCTGCGCCCTGGCGCGGCGCTTCGGCGGCTGGATTCTGAGCGTCGACTCGATGGCCGTCTACCGCGGCCTGGACATCGGAACGTCCAAGCCGGCGCCCGAGGTCCGGAGCGCGATCCCCCATCGGGGGCTCGATCTCGCGGATCCCGCGGAAGGTTTCTCGCTGGGGGACTTCATCCGGGCGGCCGACGCGGCGCTGGCGGAGATGCGCTCCCGCCGGGCGCTTCCGATCCTGGTCGCGGGAACGGGCTTGTACCTGCGCGGCGTCTTGAAAGGGGTGGCCGCGCTCCCGAGGCGGGACGTGGCATTTCGCCGCCGGATGCTGGAACGGGAGAGGATTGAGGGGCCCGGGACGCTGCACCGCCTCCTCGAGGAGGCGGATCCGCCGTCCGCGCGGCGCATCTCGCCGGCGGATCTCCAGCGCCTCGTGAGAGCTCTGGAGCTCGGCGAGGGCGGGTTCCGCGACTCGCTGGCCAAGCCCGGGGCGGAATGGCGCGGATCGGATCGCTTCCCGAGCGTCAAGGTGGGGATCCGGCGCAGCCGAGAGGAGCTGGAGCGCCGGATCCGGGAGCGGCTCGATCAGTTCCTGGCGCGAGGCCTCCTGGAGGAGACACGCCAGCTTCTCCGGCGGGTTCCCGCTTCCTCGAACGCCTTCAAGGCGCTGGGCTACCGGGAGCTGGTCGATCACCTGCAAGGGCGGTGCGATCTCGAGACGGCCCGGCGCGAGACGGTGAGGAACACGCTGCGATACGCAAAGCGGCAAATGACCTGGTTCCGCAAGGAGCCCGGTGTTCGTTGGTTCGATCTGACGGGTCCGGCCGAATCCGCGGTTTCCGCCATCGGGGACCACGTTGAGGAGGAGCTGGGCCGGTCGCTCGACGGCGCGGAGTGA
- a CDS encoding threonine synthase: MSASLADHLECSRCRRRTSAEAPAGLCPCGAPLLVRYRLSPGAVSRDAVARRAGGVWKYRELLPDAPPLTLGEGGTPLLAAPRLAESLGLRRVWIKEEGLNATGSFKARGLAVAVAAARRLGIGALAMPSAGNAGSALAAYGAAAGIPVHVFLPRDTPPLFFREAAGYGAAVHPIAGTIRDCARAMRPRLEAEGWFDLSTLKEPYRLEGKKTMGFEIAEQLDWKLPDWILYPTGGGTGLIGMMKAFDEMESLGWIGAARPRMAAVQAAGCAPIVRAFERGEETAEAWEDPRTSAWGLRVPAPLGDFLILQAIRRTGGLALSVTEEEIAAGAEKMARLEGILACPEGGATWAALAKMAVAGRIRRDDRVVLFNTGTGLKYLDTGAGDRGA, from the coding sequence ATGAGCGCCTCACTGGCCGACCACCTGGAATGCTCCCGCTGCCGCCGGAGGACGTCCGCGGAAGCGCCCGCCGGCCTGTGCCCATGCGGCGCGCCGCTGTTGGTCCGCTATCGCCTGTCCCCGGGCGCCGTCTCCCGGGACGCCGTGGCGCGCCGTGCCGGCGGCGTGTGGAAGTATCGCGAGCTTCTTCCCGACGCGCCGCCGCTCACGCTGGGAGAAGGGGGGACGCCCCTGCTCGCGGCGCCCCGGCTGGCGGAGAGCCTCGGGCTGCGCCGCGTCTGGATCAAGGAGGAGGGGCTGAATGCGACGGGCTCCTTCAAGGCGCGCGGGCTCGCCGTCGCCGTCGCCGCGGCCCGGCGGCTCGGGATCGGGGCGCTGGCGATGCCTTCCGCGGGAAACGCCGGATCGGCCTTGGCCGCCTACGGGGCGGCGGCCGGGATTCCGGTCCACGTCTTCCTGCCCCGCGATACGCCGCCTCTCTTCTTCCGGGAAGCGGCGGGCTACGGCGCGGCGGTGCACCCGATCGCGGGGACGATCCGGGACTGCGCGCGGGCGATGCGCCCTCGCCTTGAGGCGGAGGGCTGGTTCGACCTCTCGACGCTGAAGGAGCCTTACCGCCTCGAAGGGAAGAAGACGATGGGCTTCGAGATTGCGGAGCAGCTGGACTGGAAGCTGCCCGATTGGATCCTGTATCCCACCGGCGGAGGAACGGGGCTGATCGGGATGATGAAGGCGTTCGACGAGATGGAATCGCTCGGCTGGATCGGCGCGGCGCGGCCCCGGATGGCGGCGGTCCAGGCGGCGGGATGTGCTCCGATCGTGCGGGCTTTCGAGCGCGGGGAGGAAACGGCCGAAGCCTGGGAGGATCCGCGCACTTCCGCCTGGGGATTGCGCGTGCCGGCCCCGCTCGGAGACTTTCTGATTCTGCAGGCGATCCGGCGGACCGGCGGGCTCGCCCTGTCCGTCACGGAAGAGGAGATCGCCGCCGGCGCGGAGAAGATGGCGAGGCTCGAAGGGATTCTCGCCTGCCCGGAGGGAGGCGCGACGTGGGCGGCCCTGGCGAAGATGGCCGTGGCGGGTCGGATCCGGCGCGACGATCGGGTCGTCCTTTTCAACACCGGTACCGGATTGAAGTATCTTGACACCGGCGCGGGCGATCGCGGAGCATGA
- a CDS encoding SpoIID/LytB domain-containing protein: MQAKFFGTAGLQILHPTKLTPVWKPRFEEPLWVVLDLPRGVVPRSVFRVQVGSFGTEAEAAAVKDRLEHLVPDPAFVSFNPERNSYRVRIGQFEKREEAASLTDRLLGEGFSELWTAEEAAPSSGKARLRLVDSRYYSQVTDAKSIVIRPSTPGGTIEVDGQPYRGWMEVRILGDSLKVVNQVGIEDYLRGVVPNEMGPGVYPELEALKAQAVAARTYIVANRGQFSDSGYDICDSPGCQVYKGFGTEHPLTNQAVEETAGIIAGFNGAPIKALYTSTCGGHTEDGANIFQDLKLPYLKGTDCYPESAAPAFLVGRNDLPAADAGDGTSLAAEAGLLYVSGVVGEEIFRKRYLEEQAEPAEALGWWRKAFSLIGAGGVPAGFRFKDGSVLEWSRFLIAAFGWEERSRLILDARDLPYLLSTRDAAEIPSADALAVAFLLRSGILVPHPDNSLRIRERPTRAVQLAWIYRIADRFQALAVRRGIFDALEGRSIRVGHKGESETFDLAPSLCLYQSSRSRSFPAPTLALAVGDPISFHLNAEGKIDAVLLDASSRGAADDRSSTYYSWEVRYSRQEMEDLIRKRVDVGKLSDVVIAKRGVSGRVIQLRITGSRGAFTLNGFKIRTALGIRENLFTIERQLDPGGGVRAFTIAGKGWGHGVGLCQVGAYGMAVRGETFDRILKHYYSGIDLIRAY, encoded by the coding sequence TTGCAAGCGAAGTTCTTCGGGACGGCGGGCCTGCAGATCCTGCACCCCACGAAGCTCACTCCGGTATGGAAGCCGAGGTTCGAGGAGCCGCTTTGGGTCGTGCTCGATCTGCCGCGCGGCGTCGTGCCGCGGTCCGTTTTTCGCGTGCAGGTCGGATCGTTCGGCACGGAAGCCGAGGCGGCGGCGGTCAAGGATCGTCTGGAGCATCTCGTTCCCGATCCGGCCTTCGTCTCGTTCAATCCCGAGCGCAACTCCTATCGGGTGCGGATCGGTCAATTCGAGAAGCGCGAGGAGGCCGCGTCGCTGACCGACCGGCTGCTGGGGGAGGGCTTCTCGGAGTTGTGGACGGCGGAAGAGGCGGCGCCCTCTTCGGGGAAGGCGCGCCTGCGCCTGGTCGATTCGCGATACTACTCGCAAGTCACCGATGCGAAATCGATCGTGATTCGCCCGTCCACGCCGGGAGGCACGATCGAGGTCGACGGCCAGCCGTACCGGGGATGGATGGAGGTCCGGATCCTCGGAGACAGTCTCAAGGTCGTCAACCAGGTCGGCATCGAGGACTATCTCCGCGGCGTGGTGCCGAACGAGATGGGTCCCGGCGTCTATCCGGAGCTCGAGGCGCTGAAGGCCCAGGCCGTGGCGGCGAGGACCTACATCGTGGCGAACCGCGGACAGTTCTCCGACTCGGGCTACGACATCTGCGATTCGCCCGGATGCCAGGTCTACAAGGGATTCGGCACCGAGCATCCGCTGACCAACCAGGCGGTCGAGGAGACGGCGGGGATCATTGCGGGCTTCAACGGCGCGCCGATCAAGGCGCTCTACACGTCGACGTGCGGCGGCCACACGGAGGACGGCGCGAACATTTTCCAGGATCTGAAGCTCCCCTACCTGAAAGGGACGGACTGCTACCCCGAATCGGCGGCCCCCGCCTTCCTGGTCGGACGGAACGATCTCCCCGCCGCCGACGCCGGCGACGGCACGTCCCTGGCCGCCGAGGCGGGCCTGCTCTACGTCTCGGGCGTGGTCGGCGAGGAGATCTTCAGGAAGAGATATCTCGAGGAGCAAGCGGAGCCGGCGGAGGCCCTTGGCTGGTGGCGGAAGGCGTTTTCCCTGATCGGCGCCGGCGGCGTTCCCGCGGGCTTCCGGTTCAAGGACGGCAGCGTTCTCGAATGGAGCCGCTTCCTGATCGCCGCGTTTGGCTGGGAGGAGCGCTCCCGGCTGATCCTCGATGCGCGCGATCTTCCCTATCTTCTTTCGACGCGGGACGCGGCGGAGATTCCGTCCGCCGACGCGCTGGCGGTGGCCTTCCTGCTGCGCTCCGGCATTCTCGTTCCCCATCCCGACAACTCGCTGCGGATCCGCGAGCGCCCCACGCGGGCCGTTCAGCTCGCCTGGATCTACCGGATCGCCGATCGTTTCCAGGCCCTCGCCGTGCGCCGCGGGATCTTCGACGCGCTCGAAGGACGGTCGATCCGCGTGGGGCACAAGGGAGAGAGCGAGACGTTCGATCTGGCGCCGTCGCTCTGTCTGTACCAGTCGTCCCGGTCGCGCAGTTTCCCGGCGCCCACCCTGGCGCTCGCCGTGGGAGACCCGATATCGTTCCATCTCAACGCCGAGGGGAAGATCGACGCCGTCCTGCTGGATGCCTCCTCCCGCGGCGCCGCCGACGATCGATCCAGCACGTACTATTCGTGGGAGGTCCGGTACTCGCGCCAGGAGATGGAGGACCTGATTCGCAAGCGCGTCGACGTGGGCAAGCTGTCGGACGTGGTGATCGCGAAGCGGGGCGTTTCGGGCCGGGTCATCCAGCTTAGGATCACCGGGAGCCGCGGCGCCTTCACCCTCAATGGCTTCAAGATTCGGACGGCGCTGGGGATCCGGGAGAACCTCTTCACGATCGAGCGGCAGCTCGATCCCGGCGGCGGCGTCCGGGCTTTCACCATCGCCGGCAAGGGGTGGGGGCACGGTGTGGGGCTGTGCCAGGTCGGCGCGTACGGCATGGCGGTCCGGGGCGAGACATTCGATCGGATCCTGAAGCACTATTACTCCGGCATCGATCTGATCCGGGCCTATTAG
- the hfq gene encoding RNA chaperone Hfq, with protein sequence MEKDPSPNIQNDFFNQIRKEKARVVVYLNSGRKLTGRIKSFDKFTVLLDNGQGEQMIFKHAIASVVSAKTFGNYMTFESSPGKGKEAAEPPPAGAGEVEADEGGDAAE encoded by the coding sequence ATGGAGAAGGACCCGTCGCCCAACATCCAGAACGATTTTTTCAACCAGATCCGGAAGGAGAAGGCGCGAGTCGTCGTCTACCTGAACAGCGGCCGGAAGCTCACGGGGCGCATCAAGAGCTTCGACAAGTTCACGGTGCTCCTGGACAACGGCCAGGGCGAACAGATGATCTTCAAGCACGCCATCGCCTCGGTGGTCAGCGCCAAGACGTTCGGAAACTACATGACTTTCGAATCCTCTCCCGGTAAGGGAAAGGAGGCGGCGGAGCCGCCGCCGGCCGGCGCCGGAGAAGTCGAAGCGGACGAGGGCGGGGACGCGGCGGAGTAA
- the folB gene encoding dihydroneopterin aldolase: protein MDRIVLHGVRFHGFHGLTRMEREVGGRYSVDVEMTYDISRALASDRIGDTVDYRKVHQVIQEIGRGESYRLIEALAGRIVTTILQQFPVDEVFIRLHKETPVLDGIVQSVGVEMRRRRADL, encoded by the coding sequence ATGGACCGAATCGTTCTGCACGGGGTCCGCTTCCACGGCTTCCACGGCCTCACCCGGATGGAGAGGGAGGTCGGCGGCCGCTACTCGGTGGACGTGGAGATGACCTACGATATTTCGCGGGCCCTCGCCTCCGACCGGATCGGCGACACCGTCGATTACCGCAAAGTCCACCAGGTGATCCAGGAGATCGGCCGGGGGGAGTCCTACCGCCTCATCGAGGCGCTCGCCGGCCGGATCGTCACGACGATCCTCCAGCAATTCCCGGTCGACGAGGTCTTCATCCGCCTGCACAAGGAGACGCCGGTCCTGGACGGCATCGTCCAATCGGTCGGCGTCGAGATGCGCCGCCGGCGCGCCGATCTCTAG
- a CDS encoding HAD family hydrolase codes for MPSPAPRRIRGIVFDLWNTLVYNEHRPNPIVAIGRAFGLAEAPRWTKAIERGMMLRPMSGIEEGIASLSRQFGVTLRGEVLEDLVRLWREACLQTRMFPDVPEAFRRLAVRFPLGLLSNTQSFDLNFLEDPPFPAAAARLLSCHEGLLKPDPALFVRMAKRLGLEPPEILMVGDNLRDDVLGAEAAGMQGVLIRRHEAPLSFQERHPDRTPIPSLAPLLEDLGV; via the coding sequence ATGCCTTCTCCGGCGCCGCGACGCATCCGCGGGATCGTCTTCGATCTTTGGAACACGCTGGTCTACAACGAGCACCGCCCGAATCCGATCGTCGCAATCGGCCGCGCCTTCGGCTTGGCGGAGGCGCCCCGCTGGACCAAGGCGATCGAGCGGGGGATGATGCTGCGGCCGATGTCGGGGATCGAGGAGGGAATCGCGTCCCTGTCGCGCCAGTTCGGCGTGACCCTTCGCGGAGAGGTCCTGGAGGACCTGGTGCGCCTTTGGCGGGAGGCCTGCCTGCAGACCCGCATGTTTCCGGACGTCCCGGAGGCCTTTCGGCGCCTGGCGGTCCGTTTCCCCCTCGGGCTGCTCTCCAACACCCAGTCCTTCGACCTGAATTTTCTGGAGGACCCCCCTTTCCCGGCGGCCGCCGCGCGCCTCCTCTCCTGCCACGAGGGGCTTCTCAAGCCCGACCCCGCGCTCTTCGTGCGGATGGCGAAGCGGCTTGGCCTCGAGCCGCCGGAAATCCTGATGGTCGGAGACAACCTGCGCGACGACGTCCTCGGCGCGGAAGCGGCCGGCATGCAGGGAGTGCTGATTCGCCGCCACGAGGCTCCCCTCTCGTTCCAGGAGCGTCACCCCGATCGCACGCCGATTCCGTCGCTGGCGCCGCTGCTCGAAGACTTGGGAGTCTAG
- a CDS encoding DUF4388 domain-containing protein, which translates to MSRSSDSGEQNSGAPPAMHRATGAREGDFSGRLKALSISDVLEFLRVLNRRGCLTLRHGERQVTLQVREGLLSGAVCRGEEGSLAGFLFREGQITQGQYESLQEREKNGERVARSLIEAGVLSPKGVWDALRRQARSVALGLFEWEQGEFQFREGEETGFGMEVGLPILELIADGIRSVRETRLFSARMPSGASIFEAIPELERKVSIPLEPHERYVLGLIDSRRTLAQVGQASEIGEAETLRVIFLLFSIGYLKMKVFHAPPEPSRDAEALPLIRRYNEMFAFLHRYLVKEVGPIGEAVMGRYFEDQQKAQPVLLSDGRLGRDGTLDERLLLRNLGAAGDGGGGMEKLVDGLNELLYAELLAVRRTLGASHEGRAVQGLRELGLQPVIHSEVAMESSRKE; encoded by the coding sequence ATGAGCCGTTCTTCCGACTCCGGAGAGCAGAATTCCGGCGCCCCTCCCGCGATGCATCGGGCGACCGGCGCTCGGGAAGGCGATTTTTCGGGTCGGCTCAAGGCCCTTTCGATCTCCGACGTCCTCGAATTCCTGCGCGTCCTGAACCGGCGCGGCTGCCTGACGTTGCGTCACGGCGAGCGGCAGGTCACTTTGCAAGTGCGGGAGGGTCTGCTCTCGGGCGCCGTCTGCCGGGGGGAGGAGGGAAGTCTCGCAGGCTTTCTCTTCCGCGAGGGACAGATCACCCAGGGACAGTACGAATCGCTGCAGGAGCGGGAGAAGAACGGGGAGCGCGTCGCCCGGAGTCTCATCGAAGCGGGGGTCCTGAGCCCGAAGGGAGTCTGGGACGCCCTGCGAAGGCAGGCCCGGAGCGTGGCCCTCGGCCTGTTCGAATGGGAGCAGGGAGAGTTCCAGTTCCGGGAGGGCGAGGAGACGGGTTTCGGGATGGAGGTGGGCCTCCCCATCCTGGAGCTGATTGCCGACGGGATCCGCTCGGTGAGGGAGACGCGGTTGTTCAGCGCGCGGATGCCTTCCGGAGCGTCGATCTTCGAAGCCATTCCGGAGCTGGAGCGCAAGGTGTCGATTCCGCTGGAGCCTCACGAGCGCTACGTGCTGGGCCTGATCGACTCCCGCCGGACGCTCGCCCAAGTCGGGCAGGCGAGCGAGATCGGCGAGGCGGAAACGCTGCGGGTCATCTTCCTGTTGTTCTCGATCGGCTACCTGAAGATGAAGGTCTTTCACGCTCCCCCCGAGCCGTCCCGGGACGCGGAGGCGCTGCCGCTCATCCGCCGGTACAACGAGATGTTCGCGTTCCTGCACCGCTACCTGGTGAAGGAGGTCGGGCCGATCGGCGAGGCGGTCATGGGCCGCTATTTCGAGGACCAGCAGAAGGCGCAGCCCGTCCTGCTCTCCGACGGACGTCTCGGCCGGGACGGCACGCTGGACGAGAGGCTTCTCCTGCGCAATCTCGGCGCCGCCGGCGACGGGGGGGGCGGCATGGAGAAGCTCGTGGACGGCCTGAATGAGCTGTTGTACGCCGAGCTGCTGGCCGTGCGCCGCACCCTCGGAGCCAGCCATGAAGGCAGGGCGGTGCAGGGACTTCGCGAGCTCGGATTGCAGCCCGTGATCCATTCCGAGGTCGCCATGGAGTCCTCCCGAAAGGAGTAA